A section of the Castanea sativa cultivar Marrone di Chiusa Pesio chromosome 12, ASM4071231v1 genome encodes:
- the LOC142620778 gene encoding uncharacterized protein LOC142620778 translates to MSKSMLKGLPQLECREDIVYVGCQYGKAHQLPYRESKFRANEPLELIHSDVFGLVKQASISGMHYMVTFIDDFSRYVWVFFMKENLRLCQNLRSSRRKLKKKLEERLNVYARIMGESILQINSASIYKSATYNDSLLVQELHNKMVWLKGKIDILRRHAEACCTQKMCEVDFGQSV, encoded by the coding sequence ATGAGCAAGTCTATGCTCAAGGGTCTACCTCAATTGGAGTGTCGAGAAGACATAGTTTATGTTGGGTGCCAATACGGGAAGGCACATCAACTGCCGTATCGAGAGTCAAAGTTTAGAGCAAATGAGCCGCTAGAGTTGATCCATTCAGATGTCTTTGGACTTGTAAAGCAGGCGTCTATCAGTGGGATGCACTACATGGTGACTTTCATCGATGATTTTTCAAGGTACGTATGGGTTTTctttatgaaagaaaatttgagaCTTTGTCAAAATTTAAGGAGTTCCAgacgaaaattgaaaaagaagttGGAAGAAAGATTAAATGTCTACGCACGGATAATGGGCGAGAGTATACTTCAGATTAATTCTGCAAGTATCTACAAGAGTGCAACATACAACGACAGTTTACTTGTCcaggaactccacaacaaaatggtgtggctaaaaggaaaaatagacaTCTTGCGGAGACATGCTGAAGCATGTTGCACGCAAAAAATGTGTGAGGTAGATTTTGGGCAGAGTGTATGA